The following are encoded in a window of Gavia stellata isolate bGavSte3 chromosome 17, bGavSte3.hap2, whole genome shotgun sequence genomic DNA:
- the ANO9 gene encoding LOW QUALITY PROTEIN: anoctamin-9 (The sequence of the model RefSeq protein was modified relative to this genomic sequence to represent the inferred CDS: deleted 1 base in 1 codon) → MPAATEEILLTPWRDFPVEDTDPFVPPAEEKWDFVLVSNIHEAGSEKEIKRKKFLDELSKKGFTIKKIEDKKLFYGVRAPNQIFQKYQWLLRNPDSKLQNPSVHHDIPVTTRIRIVNFILQNTVTPDLEKLHDLMQKKVFEATFPLHEKEEVREFLKEKWARWRDIFCQQPIEKIRCYFGEKVALYFAWLGWYTYLLGIAAVVGLVVFVAGITVFNSSQVSKEICEANNTIMCPLCDQKCPFWLLSDTCTYAKVTHMIDNEGTVLFAMFMAIWATVFLELWKRQRATVVTDWDLYRWDEEEEELALELINNLQHEPRQYQHSYFRSTIILLLVLVMIAMLIGIAHVLVIYRVIATALFAQSNVEFLREQANTMAVMMGAVLHYITIVIMTKVRSETRQGQRVFSLFSTINPPLSFYTSLLQVNRHVALFLCDLEKPRTFSQRENNFTVKIFTFQFFTNFSSLIYIAFFLGRINGHPGNYVRIAGKWRLEECHPSGCITDLFIQMAIIMLLKQTISNVMEYLIPWISHKLRKKLHRPKKRNMMLGEEEEAEDPCKRQWLSNYQLNEVNIFSLFDEFLEMVIQYSFTTIFVAAFPLAPLLAFCNNLFEIRLDAIKMMRLRRRMVPRKANDIGIWLQVLEAIGILAVIGNGLVIAITSNFIPMQVYKYTYSPCMTENSTDVDCLTGYINHSLSVFRIQDFEPYTKVPEMLPDFVRDEVKECRYRDYRNADDYSYTVQFWHIFAARLAFLILFEHAALCVKLIAAWYVPDVPQSVKNQFRDRKHSNLRKELSMMEYSTEV, encoded by the exons atgccagcagccacc GAAGAAATTCTGTTGACTCCCTGGAGGGATTTTCCTGTTGAAGACACAGACCCATTTGTCCCCCCG GCTGAAGAGAAGTGGGATTTCGTTCTGGTAAGCAACATCCACGAAGCAGGCAGCGAGAAGGAGATCAAGAGGAAGAAGTTCCTGGACGAGCTGAGCAAGAAGGGGTTCACCATCAAG AAAATTGAGGATAAGAAGCTATTTTATGGAGTCCGTGCCCCAAACCAGATCTTCCAGAAATACCAGTGGCTCCTGAGGAACCCTGACAGCAAGCTGCAAAACCCCAGTGTCCATCATGACATACCAGTGACCACCAG GATACGGATTGTGAACTTCATCCTGCAGAACACAGTGACGCCCGACCTCG AGAAGCTGCATGACCTGATGCAGAAGAAGGTCTTTGAGGCAACGTTTCCCCTGCACGAG AAAGAAGAGGTAAGGGAATTCCTGAAGGAGAAATGGGCTCGCTGGAGAGATATATTTTGCCAACAGCCAATTGAGAAGATCAG GTGCTATTTTGGTGAGAAGGTGGCCCTGTACTTTGCCTGGCTGGGCTGGTACACCTACCTGCTGGGAATCGCTGCAGTGGTCGGACTGGTGGTCTTCGTGGCTGGGATTACTGTTTTCAATTCCAGCCAGGTGAG CAAGGAGATCTGTGAAGCCAATAACACCATCATGTGCCCGCTCTGTGACCAGAAGTGCCCGTTCTGGCTGCTCTCCGACACCTGCACCTACGCCAAG GTCACTCACATGATTGACAACGAGGGGACAGTTTTGTTTGCCATGTTCATGGCAATCTGGG CCACTGTGTTCCTGGAGCTGTGGAAGAGGCAGAGAGCCACTGTGGTCACCGACTGGGACCTGTACAGGTGGGATGAGGAAGAG gaggAGCTGGCTCTGGAGCTGATCAATAATTTGCAGCACGAACCCCGGCAGTACCAGCACTCCTACTTCCGCAGCACCATCATACTCCTTTTGGTTCTGGTGATG ATTGCCATGCTGATCGGCATCGCCCACGTGCTTGTCATTTACCGGGTGATAGCAACAGCTCTCTTCGCCCAGAGCAACGTTGAGTTCCTCCGCGAGCAGGCCAACACGATGGCAGTGATGATGGGGGCTGTGCTGCACTACATCACCATTGTCATCATGACCAAGGTGCGGAGTGAGACGCGGCAGGGGCAGCGGGTCTTCTCCTTG TTTTCCACCATCAACCCTCCCCTCTCATTTTATACCTCTCTCCTGCAGGTCAACAGGCATGTGGCCCTCTTCCTCTGTGACCTGG aGAAACCACGGACCTTCTCCCAGCGTGAGAACAACTTCACGGTGAAGATCTTCACCTtccagttcttcacaaacttctcTTCGCTCATCTACATCGCCTTTTTCCTGGGACG GATCAACGGCCACCCAGGGAACTACGTGCGCATTGCTGGCAAGTGGAGGCTGGAGGAG TGCCACCCCAGCGGCTGCATCACTGACCTCTTCATCCAGATGGCCATCATCATGCTGCTCAAGCAGACCATCAGCAACGTGATGGAGTATCTCATCCC CTGGATATCCCATAAGCTACGCAAGAAGCTGCATCGCCCCAAGAAGAGAAACATGATGttaggagaggaggaggaggccgaGGACCCCTGCAAAAGGCAGTGGCTGAGCAACTATCAACTCAATGAGGTCAACATCTTCAGCTTGTTTGACGAGTTCTTGGAGATGG TGATCCAGTACAGCTTCACCACCATTTTCGTCGCTGCCTTTCCCCTCGCCCCGCTGCTGGCGTTTTGCAACAACCTCTTTGAGATCCGCCTGGATGCCATCAAGATGATGCGGTTGCGCCGGCGCATGGTGCCCAGGAAGGCCAACGACATCG GAATCTGGCTGCAGGTTCTGGAGGCCATCGGCATCCTGGCTGTCATCGGGAATGGACTGGTGATCGCCATCACGTCCAACTTCATTCCCATGCAGGTCTACAAGTACACGTACAGCCCCTGCATGACGGAAAACAGCACTGACGTGGA CTGCTTGACCGGCTACATCAACCACAGCCTCTCCGTCTTCCGCATCCAGGACTTCGAGCCGTACACAAAGGTGCCTGAAATGCTGCCAGACTTCGTCAGGGACGAGGTCAAGGAGTGCAG GTACCGGGATTACAGGAATGCCGACGACTACAGCTACACGGTCCAGTTCTGGCACATCTTCGCAGCCCGGCTCGCCTTCCTCATCCTCTTTGAG cacGCGGCTCTGTGCGTCAAGCTGATTGCAGCCTGGTACGTCCCCGACGTCCCTCAGTCGGTTAAGAATCAATTTCGGGACAGAAAACATAGCAACCTTCGTAAAGAACTGAG CATGATGGAGTATTCCACAGAGGTGTAG